In Nostoc edaphicum CCNP1411, the sequence ATACATTGATCAACCATTCCAGCGCATTTAAAATATAGGCCGTATTAAAATCAGATCAACCAATTCCTCTGCACTGTATATCTCCCAAATCATCAGCAGTTCCTTGATCGCGACTTCAACTGGCAACTTCTGGGGAACAATGATCAGTCCTGGACTATAATTGCTTCTGATGAACTTGCGAAACTCTGATGGCATTGTTTTAAGATCATGGCTGACGAGGATACGTTCCTGCTGTGCTGCGATCGCTAATACTTCAGAATCTTTTACACCTTTTAATCCAGCAGCCTTGGCTGTTTGGAAGTCAATCCAGCGTTCTTGTCGCAGAACTCCCGTAACGATCGCTTGCTTCAAATCAGCATCGGCTTGGTAGCTAATAATATTCACGATTCTAC encodes:
- a CDS encoding DUF5615 family PIN-like protein — its product is MNIISYQADADLKQAIVTGVLRQERWIDFQTAKAAGLKGVKDSEVLAIAAQQERILVSHDLKTMPSEFRKFIRSNYSPGLIIVPQKLPVEVAIKELLMIWEIYSAEELVDLILIRPIF